In the genome of Pseudorasbora parva isolate DD20220531a chromosome 10, ASM2467924v1, whole genome shotgun sequence, one region contains:
- the id3 gene encoding DNA-binding protein inhibitor ID-3 has translation MKAISPVRSVRSCYEAVCCISEQSLAIGRCKSPSEELSDMNDCYSKLKELVPSIPQNKSVSQVEILQHVIDYIFDLQIALENETDTQNTPDMFMSIKNSEMTRSFSKEDGAMCH, from the exons ATGAAGGCGATCAGTCCCGTTCGCTCTGTCAGAAGCTGTTACGAAGCGGTTTGCTGTATCTCAGAGCAGAGTCTCGCGATCGGCCGCTGCAAGAGTCCCTCAGAGGAGCTGTCCGATATGAATGACTGTTACTCGAAACTCAAAGAGCTGGTGCCCAGCATCCCTCAGAACAAGTCCGTGAGCCAAGTGGAGATTCTTCAGCATGTAATAGATTACATCTTCGACTTACAGATAGCACTGGAAAACGAGACGGACACACAAAACACGCCTGACATGTTCATGTCAATAAAG AACTCAGAGATGACCCGCAGTTTCTCCAAAGAGGATGGAGCTATGTGCCATTAG